Proteins found in one Brachypodium distachyon strain Bd21 chromosome 5, Brachypodium_distachyon_v3.0, whole genome shotgun sequence genomic segment:
- the LOC100830904 gene encoding transcription factor bHLH96 → MTLDAVCGAATDALVYDTFNAAAAAHDAWTAGTSAAAMPGEEGDGEKVQGGRRKRRRRPRSCRNREEAESQRMTHIAVERNRRRQMNEYLAVLRSLMPDSYAHRGDQASIVGGAIDFVKELEQQLQSLEAQKRALLSSQQQRKPPIRDAIPTTPSTAVTATAAATTSSGGTGAGEEPSSPPAHEEDAGAPFARFFTYPQYVWRQRRPREDYRPTEAEPEEKRGGGTAAADIEVSLVETHASVRVMAPRRPGQLLRMVAGMEALRLAVLHLNVTALDSLALYSLSLKVEEGCGLATADDVAAAVHHVICIIHGEATSQQRMLTGRQPELLS, encoded by the exons ATGACGCTGGATGCCGTGTGCGGCGCGGCCACGGACGCCCTCGTCTACGACACCTTCaacgcggccgccgccgcccacgacgCGTGGACGGCGGGGACGTCTGCGGCGGCGATGCCGGGCGAAGAGGGGGACGGGGAGAAGGTGCAGggtgggaggaggaagcggcggcggcggccgaggagctgcaggaaccgggaggaggccgagagCCAGCGGATGACCCACATTGCCGTGGAGCGCAACCGCCGGCGCCAGATGAACGAGTACCTCGCCGTGCTCCGCTCCCTCATGCCGGACTCCTACGCCCACCGG GGTGACCAGGCATccatcgtcggcggcgccatCGATTTCGTGAAGGagctggagcagcagctgcagtcCCTGGAGGCGCAGAAGCGCGCCCTTCTGTcgtcgcagcagcagcgcaaGCCGCCCATTCGCGACGCAATCCCAACAACGCCGAGCACTGCCGTCacggccacggcggcagcgacgacgagcagcggcggcaccggagccggagaagaaCCATCCTCTCCTCCGGCGCACGAGGAGGACGCGGGCGCCCCGTTCGCGCGGTTCTTCACGTACCCGCAGTACGTGTGgcgccagcgccggccgcGAGAGGACTACAGGCCGACGGAggcggagccggaggagaagcgcggcggcgggacggcggcggcggacatcGAGGTGAGCCTGGTGGAGACGCACGCCAGCGTCCGGGTCatggcgccgcggcggccggggcagCTGCTCAGGATGGTGGCCGGGATGGAGGCGCTCAGGCTCGCCGTGCTGCACCTCAACGTCACGGCGCTCGACTCGCTCGCGCTCTACTCACTCAGCCTCAAG GTGGAGGAAGGGTGCGGGCTGGCGACGGCCGAcgacgtggcggcggcggtgcaccACGTGATCTGCATCATCCACGGCGAGGCGACGTCACAGCAGCGGATGCTCACCGGCAGGCAGCCGGAACTTTTAAGTTAA
- the LOC100835994 gene encoding E3 ubiquitin-protein ligase Os04g0590900 isoform X1 — protein sequence MASSPPGIIGAQPTWVPYEPTRDCSQGLCSTYCPQWCYFIFPPPPPFDLAGPSPDDSSGHVFSPLVIAIIGVLASAFLLVSYYTFISKYCGTFSSLRGRIFGSSSSSAARNAGGGGGSGQGQSRSQESWNVSPSSGLDETLINKITVCKYRRGDGFVNTTDCSVCLGEFHDGESLRLLPKCSHAFHQQCIDTWLKSHSNCPLCRSNITFVSVGAVSPEPEGGDAHQVVVVMDDLENMCEEHQDVVSSSGSNSDGNDQEARCRSEGMEEANGTAEIREEGTPPKTVCLSSSSLDPQCHNRMSIADVLQSTMEDELIAARESGLLAGGAGTSRRCRGENSDGWGRNRRSVQEAMDSAPMKRLPPSGRSCFSSKSGRGKDSDHPVRGTQL from the coding sequence ATGGCGTCTTCGCCTCCTGGAATTATTGGGGCACAGCCCACCTGGGTCCCCTACGAGCCAACCAGAGACTGCTCCCAGGGGCTGTGCAGCACGTACTGCCCCCAGTGGTGCTACTTCATcttccctccgccgccgcccttcgaTCTCGCCGGCCCCAGCCCGGACGACTCCTCCGGCCATGTCTTCTCCCCGCTCGTCATTGCAATCATCGGTGTGCTAGCCAGCGCATTCCTCCTTGTCAGCTATTACACCTTCATCTCCAAGTACTGCGGCACCTTCAGTTCCCTCCGGGGAAGAATCTTcggctccagctccagcagcgCTGCCCGCaacgctggcggcggcggagggagcggCCAGGGGCAGTCCAGGAGCCAAGAATCGTGGAACGTCTCGCCATCGAGTGGGCTGGATGAGACCCTAATCAACAAGATCACGGTGTGCAAGTACAGGCGTGGCGACGGGTTCGTCAACACCACGGACTGCTCCGTCTGCCTCGGGGAGTTCCACGACGGGGAGAGCCTCCGGCTGCTTCCCAAATGCAGCCATGCCTTCCACCAGCAATGCATCGACACATGGCTCAAGTCGCACTCCAATTGCCCACTCTGCCGCTCCAACATCACGTTCGTCTCCGTTGGGGCGGtgtcgccggagccggagggcGGTGACGCCCACCAGGTGGTTGTGGTGATGGATGATCTGGAGAACATGTGCGAAGAACATCAGGATGTGgtgagcagcagcggcagcaatTCTGACGGTAATGATCAGGAGGCCAGGTGCAGATCAGAAGGAATGGAGGAGGCAAATGGCACAGCTGAGATCAGAGAAGAAGGCACCCCACCGAAGACAGTGTGcttgtcgtcgtcctcgtTGGACCCGCAGTGTCACAACCGCATGTCCATTGCTGACGTGCTGCAGTCAACCATGGAAGACGAGCTTATTGCGGCCAGGGAGAGTGGCCTCCTTGCAGGTGGCGCTGGCACATCAAGGCGCTGCCGAGGCGAGAACAGCGATGGATGGGGCCGCAACCGGCGCTCTGTGCAGGAGGCCATGGACTCCGCACCGATGAAGCGATTGCCGCCCAGCGGAAGGTCGTGCTTCAGCAGCAAGAGTGGCAGAGGAAAGGATTCAGATCACCCTGTGCGAGGCACTCAACTCTAA
- the LOC100835994 gene encoding RNA-binding protein CP33, chloroplastic isoform X2: MALSLARSPHPAAAALQRPRITHFAALLPLTRSPRQPYPRLRLRLPAPAVAASSAPEAQVADAEAVAEGGEEEKEEERRRNLYVANLPWTLPAVEIEKLFAECGVVKDVQVIKMKDGRKRGFAFVTMGSAEEAAAAVEKFNSYDVMGRIIKVEFSKTFRKPAPPRIPSTIFARHKLYVSNLAWKARSSDIKAFFSQFNPISANVVFDDKKSAGYGFVSFQTKEDAEAALSELNGKELLERPVLLRWRDDKGGVKADGEVQGVKVDDQAEGVMADNRGEDEGEDKQG, encoded by the exons ATGGCGCTCTCCCTCGCGCGCAGCCCCCaccccgccgcggcggcgctccagcGCCCCCGCATTACCCACttcgccgcgctcctcccccTCACGCGCTCCCCTCGCCAGCCCTACCCGCGCCTCCGCTTgcgcctcccagcccccgccGTCGCGGCTTCTTCGGCCCCGGAGGCGCAggtcgccgacgccgaggcggtggcggaggggggcgaggaggagaaggaggaggagcggcggcggaaccTTTACGTCGCCAACCTGCCCTGGACCCTCCCCGCGGTGGAAATCGAGAAGCTCTTCGCGGAGTGCGGCGTCGTCAAGGACGTCCAG GTTATCAAGATGAAGGACGGCAGGAAGAGGGGGTTCGCGTTCGTGACGATGGGCTCGGCTgaagaggccgccgccgccgtggagaaATTTAACTCCTAC GATGTCATGGGAAGGATCATCAAGGTGGAATTCTCAAAGACCTTCAGAAAACCTGCCCCGCCTCGAATTCCAAGCACAATTTTTGCTAGGCACAAGCTTTACGTGTCCAATCTTGCATGGAAAGCAAGGTCTTCCGATATTAAGGCGTTCTTCTCACAGTTTAACCCAATTTCTGCTAACGTAGTCTTCGATGATAAAAAATCAGCTGGGTatggttttgtttcttttcaaaCAAAAGAGGATGCAGAGGCTGCTCTCAGTGAACTCAATGGAAAG GAACTTCTGGAAAGGCCTGTTCTCCTGAGATGGAGGGATGATAAAGGAGGTGTAAAGGCTGATGGTGAAGTTCAAGGTGTAAAGGTTGATGATCAGGCTGAAGGTGTGATGGCTGATAACAGGGGTGAGGATGAGGGTGAAGATAAACAGGGATAG
- the LOC100837533 gene encoding uncharacterized protein LOC100837533 — MAFYDESPPLRINTRGGHMGGEHDEAENQRWPPWLKPLLATSFFGQCKQHADAHKCECNMYCLDCVNGALCSQCLAYHHGHHAIQIRRSSYHDVIRVSEIQKVLDITGVQTYIINSARVVFLNERPQPRPGKGVTNTCEVCERSLLDTFRFCSLGCKIVGTSGEYRGRKKHAGGKKRKLKKGAAAAAASDSEDSSTITGGGSDKSSVVQSFTPSTPPATANSYRSAKRRKGIPHRSPFGSLMVEF, encoded by the exons ATGGCATTTTACGACGAGTCGCCGCCGCTCAGGATCAATACCAGAGGCGGCCACATG GGAGGAGAGCACGACGAGGCGGAGAACCAGCGGTGGCCGCCGTGGCTGAAGCCGCTGCTGGCGACGAGCTTCTTCGGGCAATGCAAGCAGCACGCGGACGCGCACAAGTGCGAGTGCAACATGTACTGCCTCGACTGCGTCAACGGCGCGCTCTGCTCCCAGTGCCTCGCCTACCACCACGGCCACCACGCCATCCAG ATAAGGAGGTCCTCGTACCACGACGTGATCCGCGTGTCGGAGATTCAGAAGGTGCTGGACATCACCGGCGTGCAGACGTACATCATCAACAGCGCCCGCGTCGTGTTCCTGAACGAGCGCCCCCAGCCGAGGCCTGGCAAGGGCGTCACCAACACCTGCGAGGTCTGCGAGCGCAGCCTCCTCGACACCTTCCGCTTCTGCTCCCTCGGCTGCAAG ATCGTTGGCACCTCAGGCGAGTACCGCGGCAGGAAGAAGCACGCGGGCGGCAAGAAGAGGAAGCTGAAAaagggcgcggcggcagcagcggcttcGGACTCGGAGGACTCGTCCACGAtaaccggcggcggcagcgacaaGAGCAGCGTGGTGCAGAGCTTCACGCCGtccacgccgccggcgaccgccaACAGCTACCGCTCCGCGAAGCGGCGCAAGGGCATCCCGCACCGGTCGCCGTTCGGCAGCCTCATGGTGGAGTTCTGA